From Flavipsychrobacter sp., a single genomic window includes:
- a CDS encoding deoxyguanosinetriphosphate triphosphohydrolase, translating into MNWAGLYSARRTGDKVSKSNSSDQVRTSFQRDYDRIIFSSAFRRLQNKTQVFPLPGSVFVHNRLTHSLEVASVGRSLGKSVGDTIAAKYTNESDEFKDFYRYELPSVIAAACLAHDIGNPPFGHSGEDAIRTYFNELEGEAKNKIHAALTENQLKDFELFEGNSNALRTLTNNFNGTTEGGYRLTYTTLAAIVKYPCSSKEGFNKTTGLVSTKKSGFFESEQSTYESIADTLGVPKKEGYEQVYARHPFVYLTEAADDICYRIIDMEDAHRLGIISIDTLKQLFLPFFDEDTITYLSGKMAAMIDANQEVQFLRAMWINLMVEKLSKAFIDNEAALLSGNLEKDLLACLPDREQALIEEINKYSVKYIYNYKSVVEIEIAGYNLIGGLLKEFIHAVLHPDTSKSKKVLQLIPKQFPITKDTQHLYSDIQSVVDFIAGMTDLYAIDLYRKITGISIPEIR; encoded by the coding sequence ATGAACTGGGCAGGATTATATAGTGCAAGGAGAACTGGTGATAAAGTGTCTAAAAGCAACTCGTCAGACCAAGTACGTACCTCTTTTCAAAGAGACTACGACAGGATCATTTTTTCTTCTGCTTTCAGAAGGTTGCAGAATAAAACACAGGTGTTCCCGCTACCTGGTTCTGTATTTGTACACAATAGGCTCACCCATAGTTTAGAGGTAGCCTCTGTTGGTCGCTCACTGGGCAAATCTGTTGGAGATACCATAGCAGCTAAATACACTAACGAATCTGATGAGTTTAAAGATTTTTACCGCTACGAGCTGCCCTCCGTTATAGCTGCTGCTTGCTTAGCACACGATATAGGCAACCCTCCATTTGGTCATTCGGGTGAAGATGCTATTCGTACTTACTTTAACGAGCTAGAAGGGGAAGCCAAAAACAAAATACATGCTGCACTTACGGAGAACCAACTAAAAGATTTTGAGCTTTTTGAAGGGAACTCCAATGCGTTAAGGACATTGACCAACAACTTCAACGGTACTACAGAAGGTGGATATAGGCTCACCTATACTACACTGGCAGCCATAGTAAAATACCCTTGTAGTTCTAAAGAGGGGTTCAATAAAACGACGGGGTTGGTATCTACTAAGAAGTCAGGCTTTTTTGAAAGCGAGCAAAGCACTTATGAATCTATTGCTGACACATTAGGGGTTCCTAAAAAAGAGGGTTATGAGCAAGTATATGCCCGCCACCCATTTGTATACCTAACCGAAGCCGCTGATGATATTTGCTATCGCATTATAGATATGGAAGATGCACATAGATTGGGCATTATCAGCATAGATACTTTAAAGCAGCTCTTCCTGCCTTTCTTTGATGAGGACACGATCACTTATTTATCAGGCAAGATGGCGGCTATGATAGATGCTAATCAGGAAGTGCAATTTCTCCGTGCTATGTGGATCAACCTCATGGTAGAAAAACTATCCAAGGCCTTTATAGACAACGAAGCAGCATTGCTATCAGGCAACTTAGAAAAAGATCTGTTGGCTTGCCTACCCGATAGAGAGCAAGCGTTAATAGAAGAGATCAATAAGTATTCTGTAAAATACATTTACAACTACAAGTCGGTAGTAGAAATAGAAATTGCCGGTTATAATCTTATTGGCGGACTGTTGAAAGAATTTATCCATGCGGTATTGCATCCAGATACCAGCAAGTCAAAAAAAGTATTACAACTGATACCAAAACAGTTTCCTATCACTAAAGACACGCAACATCTATATTCAGATATACAATCGGTAGTAGACTTTATTGCCGGCATGACCGACCTTTACGCCATCGACCTATATCGTAAAATAACAGGTATCTCCATACCCGAAATAAGATAA
- a CDS encoding TonB-dependent receptor translates to MKKLVLLFSIILFSAAAMAQRLGPVGTLTGEVRDSKTLEPLISVTVTLDGTALGAVTDIDGKFTINNIPPKTYSITAKSIDHKNRTIYNVVITSGNAEILTIDLEPNSIGLNTVVIRSKPFQKRAETPLSIQSLSSQEIKSNPGGNFDVSRVIQAFPGVGGTSGSVGGYRNDLIIRGGAPNENVYYLDGIEVPVINHFATQGSAGGPTGIVNISFIDDVTLYTSAFPAKYDNPLSGVLQLKQRQANPEKVQHNIRLSATELAYTLDGPIKKDKLTFMASARRSYLQLLFSALQVPISPSYWDFQYKIDYKINDKLRFYTLGIGAIDKFRFNTPDELSPENVYILRSNPLIDQWNYTNGYGLKGLMKKGYWNLTFSRNMLNNELNKFEDNQNPNEAQRTLKIASQEAENKLRFEWNKFYSKWSYSFGVMAQYDQFSNNIYNRIRSEVRDANNNIVQPALIVQGNTNINFWRYGAFAQVARKFFKERLNLSLGLRTDGNTFTTDGNNLGKTISPRLAGSLLLTESIKLNASVGRYYKIPTYTVLGYQNNGAFTNQSASYTQSDHYVAGLEYQPWEGGRFTLEGFYKIYSNYSVSLIDSISLANKGGDFNVLGNEPVATTGEGKSYGVEFQFQQKLTKRVFAILSYTYFKSEFANLDGVYTPASWDNRHLLSFIGGYKFKRNYELGVKFRYQGGAPYSPFDNNASRINYLSTGVGTIDYSRFNTQRLQGFHAMDVRIDKKWNFNNWTLDVYLDISNVYASVQPQYPRYTFERTKDNTAFATTDGQPVKQDGSNAIPYIINDSDPTVIPTIGFILAF, encoded by the coding sequence ATGAAAAAACTAGTACTACTATTTTCGATAATACTTTTCAGTGCTGCGGCAATGGCACAACGTTTAGGCCCTGTAGGTACACTTACGGGAGAGGTGAGAGATAGCAAAACACTAGAGCCGCTCATTAGTGTAACGGTAACTCTGGATGGTACAGCGTTAGGTGCTGTTACCGATATAGATGGAAAATTCACAATAAATAACATCCCGCCTAAGACTTATAGCATTACGGCAAAGTCAATAGATCATAAGAATAGAACCATATATAATGTGGTCATCACGTCGGGTAATGCAGAGATATTAACCATTGACTTGGAACCTAATAGTATAGGACTGAATACGGTTGTGATACGTAGTAAGCCATTTCAGAAAAGAGCGGAAACACCATTGTCCATCCAGTCGTTATCCTCTCAAGAGATAAAGAGTAATCCCGGTGGTAATTTTGATGTGAGCCGAGTGATACAGGCTTTCCCTGGTGTGGGCGGTACGTCGGGTTCGGTAGGTGGCTACCGTAACGACCTCATTATTCGTGGTGGTGCACCTAATGAGAATGTATATTATCTGGATGGTATAGAAGTGCCTGTTATTAACCACTTTGCTACACAGGGTAGCGCGGGAGGGCCAACAGGTATTGTCAATATTTCTTTCATTGACGATGTGACCCTTTATACAAGCGCCTTCCCTGCCAAATATGATAACCCACTATCGGGTGTGCTACAATTGAAGCAGCGACAAGCGAACCCTGAAAAGGTGCAACACAATATAAGGCTTAGTGCTACAGAGCTAGCCTATACTTTGGACGGACCTATAAAGAAAGACAAGCTCACCTTTATGGCATCGGCACGTAGGTCTTATTTACAGTTGCTCTTTAGCGCTTTACAAGTGCCTATTAGTCCGTCTTATTGGGATTTTCAGTACAAAATAGATTATAAGATAAATGACAAATTGAGATTTTATACGTTGGGCATCGGTGCTATTGACAAGTTTCGTTTCAACACGCCTGATGAGTTGAGCCCTGAGAATGTGTATATACTAAGAAGTAATCCGCTAATAGACCAGTGGAACTATACTAATGGCTATGGACTAAAGGGGCTGATGAAGAAAGGTTATTGGAACTTGACCTTTAGCAGAAATATGCTGAACAATGAGCTCAATAAGTTTGAAGACAATCAAAACCCTAACGAAGCACAGCGAACTTTAAAAATAGCATCGCAAGAAGCCGAGAATAAACTACGCTTTGAGTGGAATAAGTTTTATAGCAAATGGAGCTATTCATTCGGGGTGATGGCGCAGTACGATCAGTTTAGTAATAATATCTACAATCGTATACGCAGTGAAGTGCGCGATGCCAATAATAATATCGTACAACCAGCCTTAATTGTACAAGGCAATACCAATATCAACTTTTGGCGGTATGGTGCTTTTGCCCAAGTGGCGCGTAAATTTTTCAAAGAGCGTTTGAACTTATCTCTTGGCTTGCGTACTGATGGCAATACATTTACTACTGATGGTAATAACCTAGGCAAAACCATTTCGCCAAGATTGGCAGGTTCTCTATTGCTTACAGAAAGTATTAAGCTGAATGCATCAGTTGGTAGATACTATAAGATACCTACCTATACAGTATTAGGATATCAAAATAATGGAGCTTTTACTAACCAGTCTGCTTCCTATACACAAAGCGACCACTATGTGGCAGGTTTAGAATACCAGCCTTGGGAAGGAGGAAGATTTACGCTAGAGGGTTTCTATAAGATATACAGCAACTATTCTGTTTCCCTTATAGATAGCATCTCTTTGGCCAATAAAGGTGGCGACTTTAATGTGCTGGGCAATGAGCCTGTTGCTACTACAGGAGAAGGTAAAAGCTATGGTGTGGAGTTTCAGTTTCAACAGAAACTGACCAAACGAGTATTTGCTATCTTATCTTACACCTACTTTAAAAGTGAGTTTGCTAACCTTGATGGCGTGTATACACCTGCCTCTTGGGATAATAGACACTTGTTGTCCTTTATAGGAGGGTATAAGTTCAAGCGTAATTATGAATTGGGCGTTAAGTTCCGCTATCAAGGTGGCGCGCCATATTCTCCGTTCGATAATAATGCATCAAGGATCAATTATCTATCAACTGGTGTGGGTACTATAGACTATAGCCGATTTAATACCCAAAGGCTACAGGGTTTTCATGCTATGGATGTGCGTATAGACAAGAAGTGGAATTTTAATAACTGGACACTGGATGTTTATCTGGATATAAGCAATGTATACGCTAGTGTGCAGCCTCAGTATCCTAGATATACATTTGAACGTACTAAGGATAACACCGCCTTTGCTACTACAGATGGGCAACCCGTAAAACAAGACGGTAGCAATGCCATACCATATATCATCAACGATTCAGACCCTACAGTAATACCAACAATAGGCTTTATACTGGCATTCTAG
- a CDS encoding diacylglycerol kinase family lipid kinase: MNKKHLVFIINPNSGVDRQKAIQNAIDDHLNLTQFSYEIQHTQYAKHGIELSRAAAQKGAYAVVAVGGDGSVNDVVAGLSGTDTCLAIIPKGSGNGMARSMGIPLDVVKAIEVINSGNVIKMDIGYANDQRFISNAGVAFDAIISKEFASSKRRGFLIYSWLVTRNLFSYKEKEWQITFDGNTINKKAFMVNVANGKQFGYNFQIAPDASWTDGLFDIIIIRKFPKLLGGMLVLRAMNGTITKSKYVEHYRAKEISIHHPDLKLMQTDGDAHDCANTIKFTITKGEQKILVP, translated from the coding sequence ATGAATAAAAAACATCTGGTTTTTATTATCAATCCCAATTCGGGTGTAGACCGTCAGAAGGCCATACAAAATGCCATTGACGACCATCTGAACCTGACACAGTTTTCTTACGAGATACAACATACTCAATACGCCAAGCACGGTATAGAGCTTAGCCGAGCAGCTGCCCAAAAAGGCGCTTATGCTGTAGTGGCAGTAGGTGGCGATGGTTCTGTCAATGATGTAGTAGCGGGTCTATCGGGTACTGATACTTGCTTGGCGATAATACCCAAAGGATCTGGAAACGGCATGGCACGTTCTATGGGTATCCCCCTTGATGTTGTAAAAGCCATTGAAGTAATCAACAGCGGAAATGTAATAAAGATGGATATTGGCTATGCCAACGATCAACGCTTTATCAGCAATGCGGGAGTTGCCTTTGATGCTATAATATCCAAAGAGTTTGCCTCAAGTAAGCGAAGAGGATTCCTTATCTATTCATGGTTGGTTACCCGCAACCTTTTCTCTTATAAAGAGAAAGAATGGCAAATCACTTTTGATGGGAACACCATAAACAAAAAAGCCTTTATGGTCAATGTAGCTAATGGCAAACAGTTTGGTTACAACTTTCAAATTGCACCCGATGCTAGCTGGACCGATGGTCTTTTCGATATTATTATCATTCGCAAATTTCCTAAACTACTAGGAGGCATGTTGGTACTACGCGCAATGAATGGCACTATTACCAAAAGCAAATACGTGGAGCACTATCGCGCAAAGGAAATATCTATACATCACCCCGACCTAAAACTTATGCAAACAGATGGGGATGCTCATGACTGTGCAAACACTATAAAGTTTACTATTACCAAAGGCGAACAAAAAATATTAGTACCATAA
- a CDS encoding carbonic anhydrase, which yields MATYDQVFENNKKWVEEQKGKSADFFEELAKGQSPDYLYIGCADSRVPANEIMGLSPGDVFVHRNVANLVNNIDLNVMSCINYAVEHLKVKHVVVCGHYGCGGVKAAMTSQDLGILNPWLRNIRDVYRLHQEELDAITDEHARYNRLIEINVEEQCLNVIKTAVVQKMYLANNYPIVHGWVFDLETGLLKDLKVDFEGMLKKIQKIYNLTGA from the coding sequence ATGGCTACTTACGATCAGGTATTTGAGAACAATAAAAAATGGGTAGAAGAGCAAAAAGGCAAAAGCGCTGATTTTTTTGAAGAATTAGCTAAAGGTCAATCTCCTGACTATTTATATATCGGTTGTGCTGATAGCCGTGTACCTGCAAATGAGATCATGGGACTAAGCCCAGGCGATGTATTTGTGCATCGTAATGTGGCTAACCTTGTTAATAACATCGACCTGAACGTCATGTCTTGCATCAACTACGCTGTAGAGCATTTGAAAGTGAAGCATGTAGTGGTTTGCGGCCACTATGGCTGTGGTGGTGTAAAGGCAGCAATGACCTCACAAGACCTAGGCATCTTAAACCCTTGGTTGCGTAATATTCGTGATGTATATCGCTTACACCAAGAAGAGCTTGATGCGATAACAGATGAGCACGCGCGCTATAACAGATTGATAGAAATAAATGTTGAAGAGCAATGTTTGAACGTTATTAAGACTGCAGTAGTACAAAAAATGTATTTAGCGAATAATTACCCTATAGTACATGGTTGGGTGTTCGATCTGGAGACAGGCTTACTAAAAGATCTAAAAGTAGATTTTGAAGGCATGTTGAAGAAGATACAGAAGATATATAACCTAACGGGTGCATAG
- the nadC gene encoding carboxylating nicotinate-nucleotide diphosphorylase, producing the protein MNNKAFIEAALAEDIGNGDHSTLASIPADAQGSAVLKIKGDGVIAGIDLAQDIFEYLEPAANFTFNKKDGDRVLNGEMAFEVDAKVHTILQAERLVLNSMQRMSGIATLTSQYVDKIKGYHSKILDTRKTTPLFRAHEKEAVRIGGGYNHRMGLYDMVMLKDNHIDFCGGIAKAIERTNDYLRKNALNLKIEIETRTLDDVKEVLRVGNVHRIMLDNYTPAKIEEALALIDGKYETEASGGINIDTIESYARTGVDFISVGALIHQAASMDLSLKAKA; encoded by the coding sequence GTGAATAACAAAGCATTTATTGAAGCTGCACTTGCTGAAGATATAGGCAACGGTGATCATTCTACATTGGCATCTATTCCTGCCGATGCACAAGGGTCGGCTGTATTGAAAATAAAAGGTGATGGCGTTATTGCTGGTATCGATTTAGCGCAAGATATTTTTGAATACCTGGAGCCCGCTGCCAATTTCACGTTCAACAAAAAAGACGGCGACAGAGTACTGAATGGAGAAATGGCTTTTGAGGTAGATGCTAAAGTGCATACTATACTACAAGCCGAGCGTTTGGTACTCAATAGTATGCAACGCATGAGTGGTATCGCTACACTTACTAGTCAATATGTAGATAAAATAAAAGGTTACCACTCTAAAATATTAGACACCAGAAAAACAACACCGCTCTTTAGAGCACATGAAAAAGAAGCGGTAAGAATAGGAGGTGGTTACAATCACCGTATGGGACTATACGATATGGTAATGCTAAAGGATAATCACATTGATTTTTGCGGTGGCATTGCTAAAGCTATTGAACGTACGAATGATTACCTACGTAAAAATGCGCTGAACCTAAAAATAGAGATAGAGACCAGAACCCTTGATGATGTGAAGGAGGTATTGCGTGTAGGTAATGTGCATAGAATAATGCTGGACAATTATACTCCTGCTAAAATAGAAGAAGCATTGGCACTGATAGATGGTAAATACGAAACAGAAGCATCCGGAGGTATTAACATTGACACTATTGAGTCGTATGCAAGAACAGGGGTAGACTTTATTTCTGTTGGTGCATTGATACACCAAGCTGCGAGTATGGACTTGAGCTTGAAAGCAAAAGCTTAA
- a CDS encoding S-adenosylmethionine:tRNA ribosyltransferase-isomerase encodes MPHPRELKIEDFTYELPDERIAKYPLAERADSKLLLYKEGAITERIYKDIAEEIPEGTLLVFNETKVVHARLLFKKPTGSTIEVFCLEPHESYGDVPTAMLSKGKVWWQCMIGGANKWKDGMVLQMVFEEFTLSASIVNRASTFTLSLEWDNDMTFAEVLHIAGKVPLPPYLHRNAEQSDEERYQTIYAKEEGSVAAPTAGLHFTDSIMRSLANKNIDTAFVTLHVGAGTFKPVKSETMETHDMHAEWIVLHKATVEKLIAKLSDGIVSVGTTSMRTLESLYWIGAKLLAKQTINFSDIAVHQWDPYELATTATTEEALQAIIDMMERENKTKILTRTQILIAPGYRPRVIKGLITNFHQPKSTLLLLVGAMIGNEWKKVYDYALANDFRFLSYGDGSLLWLPNS; translated from the coding sequence ATGCCTCATCCTCGCGAGCTTAAAATAGAAGATTTTACCTACGAGCTACCTGACGAAAGGATAGCCAAATACCCTTTAGCAGAACGCGCAGACTCAAAGCTATTGCTCTACAAAGAAGGAGCTATAACAGAGCGTATTTATAAAGACATAGCAGAAGAAATACCAGAGGGTACGCTATTAGTATTCAACGAAACTAAAGTAGTACACGCACGCCTATTGTTTAAAAAACCTACAGGTAGCACGATTGAAGTTTTTTGCTTAGAACCACACGAAAGCTATGGAGATGTACCTACCGCTATGCTGAGCAAAGGCAAAGTGTGGTGGCAATGTATGATAGGTGGTGCCAACAAGTGGAAGGATGGCATGGTATTACAAATGGTGTTTGAAGAGTTTACACTTTCAGCGTCCATTGTCAATCGTGCTAGTACCTTTACATTATCGCTGGAGTGGGATAACGATATGACCTTTGCCGAAGTATTACATATAGCAGGCAAAGTACCCTTACCGCCTTACCTACACCGCAATGCAGAACAAAGTGATGAGGAACGATACCAAACCATATATGCCAAAGAAGAAGGCAGTGTAGCCGCGCCAACCGCTGGTTTGCACTTTACGGATAGCATTATGCGATCGCTGGCAAATAAAAACATTGATACCGCCTTTGTAACCTTACACGTAGGTGCAGGCACTTTCAAACCTGTGAAAAGCGAGACCATGGAAACGCATGATATGCATGCGGAATGGATAGTACTACATAAGGCTACAGTAGAAAAACTCATTGCAAAACTTTCAGACGGTATCGTATCAGTAGGCACTACCTCTATGCGCACACTAGAGAGCCTGTATTGGATAGGAGCAAAACTTTTAGCGAAACAAACCATCAATTTTTCTGATATAGCAGTACACCAGTGGGATCCTTATGAGTTGGCAACAACTGCTACTACAGAAGAAGCACTGCAAGCCATCATTGACATGATGGAAAGAGAGAACAAAACCAAAATACTAACACGTACACAAATACTCATTGCACCCGGCTATCGCCCAAGGGTTATTAAAGGGTTGATCACAAATTTTCACCAACCTAAGTCTACTTTGCTATTATTAGTTGGCGCTATGATAGGTAATGAATGGAAAAAAGTGTACGACTATGCCTTGGCGAACGATTTTCGTTTCCTGAGCTATGGAGATGGGTCTTTGTTATGGCTACCCAATTCTTAA
- a CDS encoding sigma-70 family RNA polymerase sigma factor has protein sequence MGVPDTYTIDEQVALAECRKGSRMAQKFFYDKYVDSMLLLCIRYVKDHEDAKEACMDGFYNFFKNIDKFEWQGEGSISAWLKKIVVNQCLMHLRKKKDLIIASDDMNVYEGVAVDISALDTMAAKEIISLIQELPAGYRTVFNLYALEGKTHKEIAALLQISENTSKSQLHKAKTMLKEKIKLMY, from the coding sequence TTGGGAGTACCAGACACATATACCATTGATGAACAGGTAGCTTTGGCAGAATGCCGAAAAGGCAGCCGTATGGCACAAAAGTTCTTCTACGACAAGTACGTGGATAGTATGCTGTTGCTATGTATCAGATATGTGAAAGACCATGAAGATGCTAAAGAGGCTTGTATGGATGGGTTTTACAACTTTTTTAAAAACATAGACAAGTTTGAGTGGCAGGGTGAAGGAAGTATTAGCGCATGGTTGAAGAAAATAGTAGTGAACCAATGTTTGATGCATTTGAGAAAAAAGAAAGATCTGATAATAGCATCGGACGATATGAATGTGTATGAAGGGGTAGCGGTAGACATAAGTGCACTGGATACTATGGCGGCAAAAGAGATCATTAGTTTGATACAAGAACTGCCAGCGGGTTATAGAACAGTTTTTAACCTCTATGCTTTAGAAGGTAAAACACATAAAGAAATAGCAGCATTGTTGCAGATATCGGAAAATACCTCCAAGTCGCAGCTGCATAAAGCAAAGACAATGCTGAAAGAAAAAATAAAATTGATGTACTAA
- a CDS encoding fumarylacetoacetate hydrolase family protein, with translation MKLVTYAKEGKEQLAFYINDSLYDVNAANDRLPGTMKELLDNWEQYEAAARQTEDDIKSGKNTNATPIAFNGANIMAPVPKPSSCRDGYAFRQHVAAARRNRKVDMIPEFDQFPIWYFTNHNAIQGPGDIECMPDHFHKLDFELEVAVVLGKKGRNVTAEEADNYIAGYMIMNDMSARLMQMEEMKLNLGPAKGKDFSTVIGPIMVTPDELEKWRVPAKEGHVGNNYDLKMTCKVNGVQVSEGSVGDMDWTFAEIIERCAYGADILPGDVIGSGTVGTGCFLELNGTGLLNDPNYPVQWLKDGDVVEMEIEGLGTLTNTIKAVDSNHSLLAKKKNV, from the coding sequence ATGAAACTGGTAACTTATGCTAAAGAAGGGAAAGAGCAATTAGCCTTCTATATTAATGATAGTCTTTATGACGTAAATGCTGCTAACGATCGCCTTCCTGGCACTATGAAGGAGCTTTTGGATAATTGGGAGCAATATGAAGCTGCAGCTCGCCAAACTGAGGATGATATTAAAAGTGGTAAAAATACTAACGCAACTCCAATAGCTTTTAACGGCGCTAATATTATGGCACCTGTGCCTAAGCCTAGCTCTTGCAGAGATGGTTATGCCTTCCGCCAGCACGTAGCTGCTGCTCGTAGAAACCGTAAGGTGGATATGATACCAGAGTTCGACCAATTCCCGATATGGTACTTTACCAATCACAATGCGATACAAGGCCCTGGTGATATTGAATGTATGCCCGACCATTTCCACAAGCTGGACTTTGAGCTTGAGGTAGCTGTAGTATTAGGAAAGAAAGGCCGTAACGTTACCGCCGAAGAAGCAGATAATTATATAGCAGGCTATATGATCATGAATGACATGAGTGCCCGCTTGATGCAAATGGAAGAAATGAAACTGAACCTAGGACCTGCAAAAGGTAAAGATTTCAGTACGGTGATAGGACCAATAATGGTAACCCCTGACGAGCTAGAGAAATGGCGCGTGCCTGCTAAGGAAGGTCATGTAGGTAACAACTACGACCTGAAAATGACTTGTAAAGTGAATGGCGTACAGGTAAGCGAAGGTAGCGTAGGCGATATGGACTGGACCTTTGCTGAGATCATAGAGCGTTGCGCATACGGTGCAGACATACTACCGGGTGATGTAATAGGTAGTGGTACTGTAGGTACAGGTTGCTTCTTGGAGCTGAATGGTACAGGCTTATTGAACGACCCTAACTACCCGGTACAATGGCTAAAAGATGGTGATGTGGTAGAAATGGAGATAGAAGGATTGGGCACATTAACCAATACCATTAAAGCCGTAGACAGCAACCATAGCTTATTGGCTAAGAAAAAGAATGTGTAA
- a CDS encoding DUF4382 domain-containing protein, producing the protein MKKKGLFKKTILSTVLLATAGALLFSSCTKDSSNQNNSNTSAKVTMRLTDAPADYDAVNIDIQKVEVTVEGSTAVTLTPVRAGIYNLLDFRNGIDTLLVQADLPVGKVGQIRLVLGDSNSVVVNGQTHALKTPSAQESGLKLNLHEELAAGGSYTFWIDFDAGKSIVETGNGKYNLKPVIRAYTALTNGKIKGTVLPQTAMTTVYASDGVNTYTAIPNADGTFVFSGMPEGTYTITMDAAVALFTDVTLNNIKVTYGQETDLGVTTLIQ; encoded by the coding sequence ATGAAGAAGAAAGGATTATTTAAAAAGACAATATTAAGTACAGTATTATTAGCTACAGCAGGAGCCTTGCTATTTTCGAGCTGTACAAAAGACTCTAGCAACCAAAACAACTCTAATACAAGTGCTAAGGTGACTATGCGATTGACAGATGCGCCTGCCGACTATGACGCTGTAAATATTGATATCCAAAAAGTGGAAGTGACCGTTGAAGGTAGTACAGCAGTTACACTAACACCGGTACGTGCAGGTATTTATAACTTACTTGATTTTAGAAACGGCATAGATACTTTATTGGTACAAGCAGACTTGCCTGTAGGTAAAGTAGGGCAGATAAGATTAGTACTCGGAGACAGCAACTCTGTAGTAGTTAATGGGCAAACACATGCTCTTAAAACACCATCAGCACAAGAAAGCGGCCTAAAACTTAATCTGCATGAAGAACTTGCAGCAGGAGGTTCTTATACTTTTTGGATAGACTTTGATGCGGGTAAATCAATAGTTGAAACAGGTAATGGTAAATACAACCTTAAACCCGTAATAAGAGCATATACTGCACTTACTAACGGTAAAATAAAGGGTACCGTACTCCCACAAACTGCTATGACCACCGTATACGCATCAGACGGTGTAAATACTTATACAGCTATACCTAATGCCGACGGTACATTTGTATTCAGCGGTATGCCTGAAGGTACTTATACGATTACTATGGATGCAGCTGTAGCATTATTTACAGATGTTACACTCAATAATATTAAGGTCACTTATGGTCAGGAGACAGACCTGGGTGTTACTACTTTGATACAATAA